CTATAGGAATAACACAGAGTAAGAGCACATGATACCACTGTGTACAACTCTGAGGAAAGGATTTAAAAAACACGAGTGAAGCTGTATAGCTGAATCAAAGCTCCATCAAAGAAGGCTGAATACATTCATGCAGGCATCTGCAGATAAATGACAGATAGCTGCAGATCGTGATCCAGTCCCACTCAATAAAgtctaaaagcagcagagcaaacttACTTTGGAGTGGGTGTGTTGACTGCAGGACAGGGTGGAGTGAAGTCGCACACCAACACACCGTtcctacacagacacagagagacgggTATGAGGTAACAAAGAGTTTATGAAGATAcagatgttcagcagctgtgttcacttatgtgtttgtgtcttttactTACAATACTGTGACAGGACGCAGGTATGTCAACATGCTGCCTGGAATCTGCAGTTTGTTGTTATTCTGGAAACATTTAAACCACAGAACAGGTGATCACACAAGATGCAATAGTATCATCTATCCGCCAGATGGCAGTATTTACCCCCTCTTTTAGATGTAAACGCTGAATCTGAACATGAGACATCTGTGAGATGAAAACACATCTGGGGGGCTGAAATATGCAGGTGAATAATCACAATGTGCCTGAATGTTTCTGCTGAGGCTCACAAAGGTCAGTAATATGAGGGAGAACAGGAGCTTACTGGGTttgcaggagcagcagggagagaaggagcagcagggagaacaggagcagcaggaagAGCAGTGGCTGCTGTGGGAATCCAGCTCACAGGCCAATGATAGAGCAGGTTCTGTGGAGGGATGGAGAAAGTTCAAAATCCGTAATTCTGACACTTAGTACAGCCTTTCAAAGACCACATGATGAGCACCATagaaacatacagtatgtgtagaGAGACTGAACCCTTGGTAATCTATCATCACCAGATTCAGAGAAGATTACATGAACAACACAGAGCACAGTGATCAATGGGAGGAGAACATCTTCATGAAACTAGATTCATCCatagtttttattgttcttgacagcttcactttgctCTCCTCAATTATTACTTTACTTCCTCAATTATtactgctgagaaggctgaggtcttttggagtgcaggggacactcctgaagaccttctatgactctgtggtggcatcagccatcttctatgcagcagtatgttggagcagcagcttgtctacagctgagaggaagaggatagacaagctcatcaggaaagccagctttgtcctaggatgtcctctcgactcagtgcaggtggtgggagacagaaggactctgaccaaaataacatcactgatggacaaggtctcccatcccatgcatgaaactgttgctgagctggagagctccttcagtgacagactgctgcatcctaaatgcacaaaggagcgttaccgtagatccttcctccagcagctgtaagactttataaccatcactgctcccaacaaaaaccacatagcctacacaatgtaggataatatataatatactgtaaatagtccggcacatcatgcacttgtatatagtgttattattattagtagtattaaggttaatattgtttgttgatttatatatattcttttcttaatagtgtgaattattatatctttatttatatttataataactgcggctgctgttacacccaaattttcCCCTCTgttgggacaataaaggctgtttcttcttcttcttcttcttgaattATGACTCAGTGGCAGTGATTACATTTACTGATCAGCAAAGCGTCACGCCACAGTTATACACGGCTAAAATACAAGGAAGGTACAGCAGACATTTTTCCTTCGGCCTGAAGCATCCAACAGTTTTAAGTACCTTTATCAATAAAAGTCTAATGACACTGGTCACCACCTCTGCATGTCTTACCTGTTCCTGGCTACCTGTCACCGGCTGACTATAGAGGTGAGCTGGCACTGTGGTGGGGGGAGCAGTCATTGGGGGAAATTGTTGCACAATTGCAGGAGGACTCTCTGCAGCTGGCTGAGGGGAGGCGGGTGGCACAGCAGGCAAACCAGGTGGAGGTGAAGGATTAGTCGTTTCATCACACAGGTCATTTTTGAGACTCTCAAAGCACAGAATCCATCTCTTCCAACTCCAGTTCATCAATGGCACTgtctgctgctggctgagggGAGGCGGGTGGCTTCAGCAGGCAAACCAGGTGGAGGTGAAGGATCGGCTGTTCAGCACACAGGTCATTTATGGCACAATTGAGCATAGAATTCAGCTCTTCCCAGTCCAATCCCTCAATGGCACTTTCGAGCTCTTTCTGTATGGATTTTCAGCTCAATGATGTGCTGTGTGTCTGAACAAAAGAATGACAAACTGTCTGAGATCCTGTGGCACACATTTATAGGAGGTTTTGATCCTCTTAGAATGGACcaacatcttcaacatcctACAGAGTTAAACTACGGCCAAGTATTTTGTGGGAACAAGCTACAACTTACCAGTTAAATCAGTTAGTTTTAGAGTATTAAGCAAAAACTTTTGAGTATTTAACTTCATATAAAGAAGTAAAATACCTGTAAAAGTGTTGTATTTATGAATGAACTGAAACCAAGCTATAGTTCTTACTCTATACTTTGTAACACAATCAGAGCCAAGTATAACGCACTGTGACACATGCCGTTACCCAGGTATACATAATATAGTGatttcttttcagtttgttttttacatatatgtatgttcagttcagttgtttTAGATGTACATAGTCACCcctcttttttatatatataatctttattaatttaataatacTAAGAAGGTACATTTGTATCtgtatttgatttgattcaaaAAATTCCTTTCTTTTAGTTCAGCTTCAGCTCAACCAGTTCACAACATTAATACAAATACTGACATCTATGATTTGGTAACTGATTAAACTGAACTAGATTGCAGAGGGAAATAtagtacatttatttaacagctgtaGTAACAAGTTACTCTGAAGATTAAAGTTTTACAGGCATTCCTGTGACAAACTAATACTGTTTTGATGCATTGTTAGAAATTAAATCATCCCAAAAGTTCATTAATTTGTACCAACAGTGTACCGTGTGACAGAagctgctcctttacgtatatTTTTTCCTGATAATACTGGTGCACATTCTgttcaattttaaattaaattcttgtattttcatttttttttcttctcttaaaaGTCTTCAAATGAAATCATTCACTGCTCTATAACACAACATCT
This Archocentrus centrarchus isolate MPI-CPG fArcCen1 unplaced genomic scaffold, fArcCen1 scaffold_162_ctg1, whole genome shotgun sequence DNA region includes the following protein-coding sequences:
- the LOC115775495 gene encoding transcription factor 7-like 1; translation: MTAPPTTVPAHLYSQPVTGSQEQNLLYHWPVSWIPTAATALPAAPVLPAAPSLPAAPANPNNNKLQIPGSMLTYLRPVTVLNGVLVCDFTPPCPAVNTPTPKKRKRQDEQEEQHIKKPPNAFMIFVKEQRAKVKAEMNISGNATLNAVMGERWKSLSWDQQAKYYEQADQERRLHAQKYPNWSAKVNYAMLPIAA